The following DNA comes from Acidobacteriota bacterium.
AGCTCGACTCCGACCATCAAACCCAGGCCTCTCACGTCCCGAATTCGAGAGGAACCGATGGACCTCAGTTGCTGCATGAACTGCGTTCCCAGCTTTTGTGCCCGCTGGGGCAGCTCGAAATTCTCCAAATACCCAATGGCCGCGTTGGCGGCAGCGCACGCCAGTGGATTCCCTCCAAAGGTGGAGCTGTGGGCCAGCTTGAAGAGCCGGGAGGCCACCTCCTGACTCAATCCGGTGGCCCCGATAGGAAGCCCTCCACCCATGGACTTGGCCATGCAAAACAGATCGGGGAACAGATCGAAGTGCTCCGAGGCGAACATGCGGCCGGTTCGGCCGAATCCCGTCTGCACTTCGTCCACAATAAACATGGCACCGACTTCGGTACAGCGGTCCTGCACATCCAGCAGGAAATCCAGGGTGCCGGGCCGGACGCCCCCTTCTCCCTGGACGACCTCCACCAGGAACGCCGCCGTACGTTGGCTGATGGCGTCGCAGGCCCGTTGCCGATGGTTGAAGGGAACGTGGGTGAATCCCGGAACCAGGGGCTCGAAGGGAAGTCGATAGTCCTTGCTCCAGGTGGCGCTCAGAGCCCCGAAGGTCTTGCCGTGAAACCCGCGCATGGCAGCCACGATCTCGTGGCGTCCAGTCGCCAACCGCGCAAACTTCAAGGCCACCTCTACCGCCTCCGAGCCGGAGTTGCACAAGAAAAACCGCTGGATGCTGCTCGGAGTGAGCCGTTCCAGATTTTCCAGGAGCCGGGCCCTCTCCTGGTGAAAAAAGAGCTCGCTGCACACCAGCAGTTTCTCGGCCTGGTCCCGAATGGCCTGGTTCACATGGGGATTGGCGTGGCCCAGATTGGCCGCCCCCTGGCCTCCCACGCAATCGATGAACTCCCTGCCCTCCGCATCCCACAGGTGGGCTCCCTGTCCCCGAACCAATTCCAGGTTGCGCTTGTAGTAGGTGCCCGCCCCCAGTTGTTCTTCCAGATTCTTGATGGAATCGGTGCCGGAATAGGTCACGATGTTTCACCTCCCACAGAACAAAGGGTCCAATTATAGCGGA
Coding sequences within:
- a CDS encoding aspartate aminotransferase family protein, which codes for MTYSGTDSIKNLEEQLGAGTYYKRNLELVRGQGAHLWDAEGREFIDCVGGQGAANLGHANPHVNQAIRDQAEKLLVCSELFFHQERARLLENLERLTPSSIQRFFLCNSGSEAVEVALKFARLATGRHEIVAAMRGFHGKTFGALSATWSKDYRLPFEPLVPGFTHVPFNHRQRACDAISQRTAAFLVEVVQGEGGVRPGTLDFLLDVQDRCTEVGAMFIVDEVQTGFGRTGRMFASEHFDLFPDLFCMAKSMGGGLPIGATGLSQEVASRLFKLAHSSTFGGNPLACAAANAAIGYLENFELPQRAQKLGTQFMQQLRSIGSSRIRDVRGLGLMVGVELKEKSGPYILKLMERGVLALAAGPTVIRFLPPLVIEESDLDRVVELTAEVLQ